The Hevea brasiliensis isolate MT/VB/25A 57/8 chromosome 1, ASM3005281v1, whole genome shotgun sequence genome has a window encoding:
- the LOC110663631 gene encoding CDP-diacylglycerol--inositol 3-phosphatidyltransferase 1 isoform X1: MANKSRPKPSKLAVYLYIPNIVGYTRVLMNCFAFAICFSNKRLFCLLYFISFVCDGIDGWCARKFNQVSTFGAVLDMVTDRISTACLLVMLSQVYRPGLVFVSLLALDIASHWLQMYSTFLLGKSSHKDVKDSSNWLFKAYYGNRMFMAYCCAACEVLYIILFLIAKKENENLMDVSIESIKECSLISFLLGLSLFGWAIKQTVNVIQMKTAADVCVLYDIDKKEKH, translated from the exons ATGGCCAACAAGTCAAGACCAAAACCTAGCAAATTAGCTGTCTACCTTTACATACCCAATATTGTTG GGTACACAAGGGTTCTCATGAATTGTTTTGCTTTTGCTATATGCTTTTCCAACAAAAGGCTTTTCTGCCTTCTCTATTTTATTAG TTTTGTATGTGATGGCATTGATGGTTGGTGTGCCCGTAAATTCAATCAAG TATCAACTTTTGGAGCTGTTTTGGATATGGTGACTGATAG GATTAGCACTGCTTGTCTACTTGTAATGCTTTCCCAAGTATACAg ACCTGGCTTggtttttgtgtcattgcttGCCCTGGATATTGCTAGCCATTGGCTGCAGATGTACAG CACATTCTTGTTAGGCAAATCTAGCCATAAAGATGTGAAAGACAGCTCTAATTGGCTTTTCAAGGCTTACTATGGAAACCGGATGTTCATGGCTTATTGCTGTGCAGCATGTGAG GTTCTGTATATAATATTATTTCTCATTGCGAAAAAAGAGAATGAAAATTTGATGGAT GTCTCTATAGAATCTATTAAAGAGTGCTCACTTATCTCTTTCCTACTTGGCTTAAGTTTGTTTGGATGGGCAATCAAGCAAACCGTAAATGTCATTCAG ATGAAGACAGCAGCTGATGTTTGTGTGCTGTATGATATCGACAAAAAGGAGAAGCATTAA
- the LOC110663631 gene encoding probable CDP-diacylglycerol--inositol 3-phosphatidyltransferase 2 isoform X2, whose amino-acid sequence MNCFAFAICFSNKRLFCLLYFISFVCDGIDGWCARKFNQVSTFGAVLDMVTDRISTACLLVMLSQVYRPGLVFVSLLALDIASHWLQMYSTFLLGKSSHKDVKDSSNWLFKAYYGNRMFMAYCCAACEVLYIILFLIAKKENENLMDVSIESIKECSLISFLLGLSLFGWAIKQTVNVIQMKTAADVCVLYDIDKKEKH is encoded by the exons ATGAATTGTTTTGCTTTTGCTATATGCTTTTCCAACAAAAGGCTTTTCTGCCTTCTCTATTTTATTAG TTTTGTATGTGATGGCATTGATGGTTGGTGTGCCCGTAAATTCAATCAAG TATCAACTTTTGGAGCTGTTTTGGATATGGTGACTGATAG GATTAGCACTGCTTGTCTACTTGTAATGCTTTCCCAAGTATACAg ACCTGGCTTggtttttgtgtcattgcttGCCCTGGATATTGCTAGCCATTGGCTGCAGATGTACAG CACATTCTTGTTAGGCAAATCTAGCCATAAAGATGTGAAAGACAGCTCTAATTGGCTTTTCAAGGCTTACTATGGAAACCGGATGTTCATGGCTTATTGCTGTGCAGCATGTGAG GTTCTGTATATAATATTATTTCTCATTGCGAAAAAAGAGAATGAAAATTTGATGGAT GTCTCTATAGAATCTATTAAAGAGTGCTCACTTATCTCTTTCCTACTTGGCTTAAGTTTGTTTGGATGGGCAATCAAGCAAACCGTAAATGTCATTCAG ATGAAGACAGCAGCTGATGTTTGTGTGCTGTATGATATCGACAAAAAGGAGAAGCATTAA